In Spirosoma pollinicola, the genomic window TAGATCGTAGGCAATTCATCGACGATAAATGCCTTTTTGCCGTCATCCCGCCTGTTAACCTGATGACCAACCTGTCTGGCCAGCAACGCTAAGGAAACACCATAGGCTGAGCTATGCTCCGGATGATTAATTAGGCTTAGAATTTTTGGGGCCTTCGAATCATTAATATCCACCAAGGGCTCCTCGCCAGTCATAATCCAGTACATCTCCGGATTAGCCAGACGAGATAGCCCTACTCGGGTAACAGCCAGTATGCCTTCAATATGGTCAAATGAATCCGTTGAGATACCTTCTTCAAAGCAGTTTCGCAAAGGCTGAATCAAGGGATCTAATTCCGGGAGCGTGTCCAATAAGGCAAATACGGTTTGATAATCCTGAAGCGCAAATTCAATCAGATGGGGTAAACTACAGTAAGAAGTCGATATATTTTTACTTGCCATTTGCGCATCAGTATATCGTTTCAGAAACCACAAACAGGAGGCCAGGTAAGTAATGCTTGACTCGACGAAAAAATCACCTCGTTGCTGTATCCAAACTTTATTCAGATTGCAAAGAATGGAAGCAGCGGCCAGTTGAGCATCTATAATACTCAGTAGCTGATTGCCTGCAAAGGGGTTGCAGCGTACCGAATGGGTAGGTGACATAAAATTAACTGCATGAAACGTAGCGTCTACCCCATATTGTTTTTTGAAGACATGCTGGTTTGTCTGCAGGGTGTGAAAGGCGACTTGACTTAAATAATCGTCCTTATATTCGTAAAGCGAAGTAACAAATCCCTTCTCAATAAACTGCTTGACATAGTTGTGAACAATCGTCTTGGTCTTACCGGATCCGGGGGAACCCAGAACCAGATTTCCCCGGAAAGGATTGAGAACGTTTAACCATTCCTTATATTTGCCAGCATAAAAATCATTGGTTACCAAGGGAATGTTTATGGAATACTCGTTACCCTGAAAGCTGGTAAACTGGGAAAATGCGTGGCCTAAGTGGTCGGAATCATTGAAAATGTTTTCCATAGGTTAGTCTGTTTTTAGTTGAAGTCCTTTGCTTTTTTATGCTTGTTTAGTTGCCACGTAGCGGGTTAAATTAAAGTGGCAGATTAATTGCCGTCTCATCAACAGCTATAGGTTGCCGGGTAGGATTTTGAGCCAGCACCTGCTGAAACTGCGGCGTTTTTTCCATCTTTTCCCGAACTGTCTTACTGAGTGAATTATACAAGGCCCAGTCAAAATTGGTATAAGTCAGGGATTGGAATGAGAGATCGGTTTCAGGGTAAAACTCATCTTCTGGAAAAGCCTCGAGGCTGATAACGATAGGTTGTTTTCCCGTTTCCTGTTTGGTTGTGACTAAACACGGCATACCCAGGATCGATAACACGTCAAATGGGGTGTTATCGTATTCATCCCCAAATTCACGTCCTCTCATGGCGACGATATCTTTGTAGAGGTGAGCATTTTGTTGCAGTGATAAAAGATACTCTTTATGCACCAGAGCGGGCCGGGGTTGATCGCCAATTATTAGCGTTATTGACGGAATTACCCAGGTTAATAAGAGACGAGGCCGGATGGTAGTGACGTTGTTCCAAACGGTTGGTAAACTACCAAGCTCAATAATTCGACGTAGTAAAGCGGGGTGAGCCGCATCAGGTAGTTGCTCCCGAAGTTGGTTCTTTTTGATGATCGTAGTTAAGCTCATGATTGAAACAGATTTACGTAAACCAGGTGGGGTAAATTAATTGGCAAAGGCTTCCAGGTAGTGGTAAAGCCGGCGTCTTGACCAGGGCAGGCGGTCGCCACTGTGGAGGAGCATCATGCCTTTACTGGCCCTGCTTGCACTGATTTTTCTGCCGGCCGGTGGCGATGAATCATGAAACCGTTTAATGTAAATTGGATTAATTAGATGGCCTTTGTTGATGCGCAAAAAATGAGG contains:
- a CDS encoding type IV secretory system conjugative DNA transfer family protein, yielding MENIFNDSDHLGHAFSQFTSFQGNEYSINIPLVTNDFYAGKYKEWLNVLNPFRGNLVLGSPGSGKTKTIVHNYVKQFIEKGFVTSLYEYKDDYLSQVAFHTLQTNQHVFKKQYGVDATFHAVNFMSPTHSVRCNPFAGNQLLSIIDAQLAAASILCNLNKVWIQQRGDFFVESSITYLASCLWFLKRYTDAQMASKNISTSYCSLPHLIEFALQDYQTVFALLDTLPELDPLIQPLRNCFEEGISTDSFDHIEGILAVTRVGLSRLANPEMYWIMTGEEPLVDINDSKAPKILSLINHPEHSSAYGVSLALLARQVGHQVNRRDDGKKAFIVDELPTIYIDGLDNLLATGRSNKVATCFTMQDVVQLERNYGKHEAKAIFDLPNTLITGACFGPSAARVASRLNEVDEWSTDESASRTKKARMITEDMLRTMPYGYFAGRVSPSFAGSEGQAKFIAKIPLESTPWLANRRSTILPAHPELEGLTDEQIELRFQENMDLVQNQIGELIRNADNQNNLS
- a CDS encoding phage replication initiation protein, NGO0469 family, translating into MSLTTIIKKNQLREQLPDAAHPALLRRIIELGSLPTVWNNVTTIRPRLLLTWVIPSITLIIGDQPRPALVHKEYLLSLQQNAHLYKDIVAMRGREFGDEYDNTPFDVLSILGMPCLVTTKQETGKQPIVISLEAFPEDEFYPETDLSFQSLTYTNFDWALYNSLSKTVREKMEKTPQFQQVLAQNPTRQPIAVDETAINLPL
- a CDS encoding LytTR family DNA-binding domain-containing protein encodes the protein MIAGYHGRELIEADQIIRLQGERNYTWLYLANGEKHILASTLKRIEAILPHFLRINKGHLINPIYIKRFHDSSPPAGRKISASRASKGMMLLHSGDRLPWSRRRLYHYLEAFAN